Part of the Citrus sinensis cultivar Valencia sweet orange chromosome 2, DVS_A1.0, whole genome shotgun sequence genome, GGTCACTTTTACGAATAGGAGGGGCAGGAGAAGATATAGAGGAAGAAGGGGAAGAAGTTGATGACAATAAAAGGTTAGGAGAGGGAATAATGGTCTCTGATGCTAGAGGGACAAGATGAGTTGCAGGAGGAGATAGATCATTGATGTAATCTAATATCTCAGGCTGAGGAAAAGTGCTATCTAATGATTTTTCGATACgcagaaaaggaaaaatagacTCATGAAAAATAACATCACGACTGGAAAAGAATTGGTGAGTATGGAGATCATATAACTGATAGGCTTTTTGGCCTATAGGGTAACCAACAAAGATGCATTGTTGAGCCCGAGAATCAAACTTATTGGACGGCTGTAGATTTGTAGCATAATAGAGACATCCAAAAACTCGTAAGTGAGTGTAGTTAAGTGACTTATTATACAACAACTTATATGGAGATTTATATTGCAACAAGGGAGTGGGAAGACGATTTATAAGATCGGCTGCAGTAAGTAAACTCTCcccccaaaattttaaaagaagattGGCATCAATTCTCAAAGCCCGACTAACGTTTAAGAGATGACGGTGTTTTCGTTCAACGacaccattttgttgaggtgtAGATGGACATGAgctttgaaataaaataccaAGGGTGGATAAATAAGGTTTCATGGAAAGAAATTATGAGCCATTATCACTTCTACGACATTTAACTTGACAATGAAATTGAGTGTtcacaaaagaaatgaatgtTTTTATTAATCCTTGGGTTTCggatttaaatttcattaaaaaaatccaagtGAAACGAGTGTAATCATCAACTATAGTCAGGAAATAATGTACCCCTGTATGGTTGCAGTACGAAAAGGTCCCCAAATATCACAATGAATAAGATCAAATGAATGCAAAGTTTGAatagaacttgaagaaaatggTAAACGAGTTTGCTTTGCCAAAGGGCAAGTTTCACAAGAATGTTGAGAATTAAATACAAATGCAGGAATATTATTGCTTAAAAATTGTGAATGTGCTTTTGAAGGATGTCCTAACCGCTTATGCCAAGTAATATGTGTAGTAGAATCAGCATGATGGGTgattgaaaaagaagttgGTGTAGACTTCACTTGAGGAACAAAGTAGTACAAGCCATTAAGCTGCTTCCCCAAGCCAATCATCTTCTTCGAAGCTAGGTCCTGCAATATACAGaaagtgggaaaaaaatggaTTGAACAATTCATGGCAGCAGTAAGTTGACTCACtgaaagtaaattaacatgaaaTGATGGTGCACATAATACATTATTAACATGTAAGTGGTTTGAGAGTTGTGTTGAACCAATTCCAGTTATCTTAGAATAGGCACCATTAGGCAAGGTTGCTTGAGATGACAGAGGAGTTTTAATAGGTATTGAAGTTGCTATGTGATTTGTTGCACCACTATCAATAATCCAGTGATTCAAGTCTGTCTTTTGCATATTGAAAGATGATCAGAAAGGTATAGGGATACCTGTGTAGTTTGCTCGAGCAGGATTGTTACcatttctaaagaaaactTTTATTTGGGCAAGCTCTTCAGAGGTAAATTGGGGAGTTTGTTCAGTTGGTGTCTTTTCTAAGTTCTGATTCATTTCAGCATTAGTTTGATGTACAACAGGTTTTCTGCTTCGATTTGGAGGCTGAACGTCTTTGCCATGAGGCTTATGACCAACTGGGAATCCATTCAAGTAGTAACAACGATCTATTGTATGAGTTGTGCCCTCACAGTAAGTACAAAAGAaagatttcttaattttttgtggCTTGGGATGAGAGGATGATCCTTGTTTGGTTTGTTGTTGTGCATCAAATTGTGTTTCTCTGGATTTATCACGAGCTTTGATACTCATGGCATGAATGAGATCAATGCCTTTGGCTTCAGTAAGTCCTCGCTGCTTTTCTTCCTCACGGAGAAGAGAATATGCCTTTTTGACAGTTGGTAGAGGATACATTAACATTATTTGTCCTCGCAAAGCTAAGTATGTTTCATTCAATCCCATGAGGAATTGTCCCAAcctaatcttttctttttttttctttcaagtcTTTTTGTCCTCCACAGGTGCATGTGATTGAAGGACTGCAAGTAGTTAGCTCATCCCACAACATTTTTATCTTTgtgtaataagaaaaattgaatccttattttgtttcaattcaaCAATATATTGCTGAGTTTGATAATGGTGGGAAAAATCACCTTGAGAGAAATGATCTCGAAGGTCAGTCCAAATCTCTGAGGGTGATTTGCAAGCTCCTGATTTAGAGAGTTAAGGATCCAAGAAAGCACCATATCGTTGCAGCGCTGCCATAAAGAATGTTTTGGATCATCTTCATCTGGTGTGTGAATGGTTCCTTTGATGAATTCCAGTTTGTTTTTTTGCACTAAGACTCACTAGTATAGATCTTTTCCACATAGCATAATTTGTTCCATCTAAGACTTTTGGAACAAGAATCATGCTAGGATGATCAGAAGCATGAAGAAAAAGAGGGTCTGAGGAATCAACCGTAGACATAGACATAGTGTGATGAGAGGTTTGAGAAGATATATGATTTGGTGAATGATTGTGATTGCTATCACTATCAATATAAATatcatccataaaaaaaaaagcggaAGTGTTTTACCCAATCAAAAACCATTGCTTTGATACCATGAAAAAATGACATTTGAAAAGAAtactaattttattcttctatATTTTCTGCAGTAGAATTACAGAGAATTTATATATAAGTTTAGAAGAGCAAATATTCACAAAACAAAGGAAAGTAAATAACGATCTCATATTCAAAGGGATTACAAATCAGCCACATATAAGGAAACAATCTCTCTCAATTAGTCAAGTGAAGCCAACGAAATCTTAACATGACTCCATGAAAGTTTCTAAACATATACCAACGAGTTCACCTATTGTCGAGGAAAAGGACTCTCACTTGAGATTTCAAAAGATGAGGTACAatcattattgatttaaaGTTTTGATCTGACAATTTATGCGAGAATGTGCATAACATTTCATTAGAAGACaagaaaaagattgaaaatgatgaaattattgaTTTGTCTGAGACTTTTGAAGTAGAAGTGCAACCTACTCTTGATTTGAGCATTAAGCTTAACAGTACGATCAAGGTTGTACAacaaaatcaagttaaagaaGCTAAAATGATCGAAATGATTCTAGTAGTCACATTAAAAGACAAGTAGGTATGAAGaagatttattgaaaaagtGAAATTTATTGAAGAGTGCATTGAGCATTAGTTGGGGAAAAGCTTAGAGTTATTTTATCGTTGTTCATTCTTGAAAGTTTTTCTCACCTCGAAGAATGTATAAGCAAAGAAAATTGGTGAAGTGTGGCTTCTTCAAAGTTTCAAGAAAGATTGATGAGAAAAACAAGAAGTTCGAATAAGAGATTACTCTTACAATACAAATTTCATTCTCTAGATTGTATCCAAACTCGAGGACAAGTTTCTTTTAAGAGGGGGAGACTAATGTAGGAAGtttttttaggattttattatttttaggtctttaatattttctattttaattaaaatcagtGTCTTAGTCTTTTATTTCTATGATAATTATGatttagttcttttttaagttaacttaGGAAGTAGGTTTACtccattttaaataaagaggccttattattgttttcataacTTCAACTTCAATTATTCAACAAAAACCCCTCTTTTATAATTCCCTTTAGGATTATCTACCAAAATCTCTCTTGTAAATTCATTTGAATTAAAGTGTTATTTAATCTTACTTAACACGTTATTAAAAATCCCATTGAGTCATTTTCAATAGAATAAAATCTAATCACGCTTAGATTAGAGCGTAACCTAATCAAATTGGCTTggtctaataataaaatgatatcgTATTTCTCTATGTCCGCTACCCCGCTCCATCGTAGTTTAGTTAGTAAAATATATCGTTGTGGTTTTGTTTAAAAtgctatatatatgtgtgtttgtgtgtttgcgcctctctgtgtgtgtggattttttttttttttatttagtcttGTTCGTCCAGGTGAGTAGACAAACCCAAATCAACTcaaaaaatttaggttaaaaaaactttaatctAACCCAACCTAAATTTTTGAGTAAATCAAACCAACccaacttaataaaaattgatttgggaTGCTTTAAAGGGTGATAGGGTGATAGGGTGatagttgataattgttagagaaataaagcacatgcCAGTGTGGTATTATGGTGGTTGATGATTGTTAATTATGGTTAGCAATTTGGTGATTTTTGTGAGGCAGATGTTAAAGTGTTAAGACTACGTTACACTCAAACCGTCCTTCTCATATACCTAATGATGTAACAtcacatatatttattttcttcatgaaACTGATTGGTGCTTGTATTCCTCCGTTAGCTCTCATGCATATACGTTTTCTTTACCTACTGACAATATAATATCGTGTGTGCTGCTGGTcgatatgaaattttaatttgatcaaaataataaagtgtttGAATTGCAAGAGGGTAATAATTAAGTTGGGAACTAAAGAATTTTGTGAGTTTTAGTCCTTAATTAATGAGTCAAATCGCGATGGTGAGTTGCTTACCTATCGATTGAGTGATGGCACATATATATGtagtttagttaatttataagGGCAACACAAGAACAACTCCTAATGGTTCATTTCTGGCAAAAAATCCTCCGAATCTTCAGCTTGGGAAAAAGCCAAAAGTCTTTCTAAAGGCATATCATCACTTGCAAAGTCCAAAAGAAAAGCTAAAGCAATTTTCTCAGAGAGAGAGATAGGAGAGAGGGGTAATGCCCATGGGTAGTGCGGAGGAGAAGTTAGAAACAGTTGAAAGCAAAGAATGGTACATTTCAGCCTATGCATCAGACGGGGTTCCAACATCTGATCATCTCAAACTCCGCAGTGCAAGCGTATCACTAGCTATTGATTCGATCCCTGATCACCACGTAGCCGTTGAAACCCTCTGGATATCCATTGATCCTTATTTACGTGCCACAATGACTGGCACCAATGACGGTCTTTACTTTCCACAGTTCAATCTTAACCAGGTCAAAATTTCCTCCTCTAATTACGTTTAAAAATGTACAGTTTTATGATACCtacatattaatattagtcCAAGATTTATTcgttcattatttttatgtatttaataaGGGAAAAGCTCATATTAAGAAAGGATCTTAAATTCttggttaaataataataattatatatatatagtctttCTCTAGTAAagtgctcttttttttttattatggaCATACTTTTAAATTAGGGGGGTTTTAAGAGAGTTAATTTGTAAATCTCTTAAATTGCACGGTTTAAAAGCgcatctttatttaaaaaagaaaaaaagaaaaacggGACATCCATGTATGAGAATGATTTTGCAGACATATGCCATATGCTtgtgtgttatttatttatcactttagAATTTTGATGCAGGCCATATTAGCATTTGGAATTGCAAGAGTAATCCGGTCCAAGGATAGCAAGTACAGTGACGGTGACATTGTTCTTAGCGCTTTCCTCCCTGTAGCTGAATATTCTTTGCTACCGTGTGATTTGCTAACACGAAAGCTAGATCCAGCATCAGGAATTCCGTTTCCAGATTACCTCAGTTCTCTTGGTAATATTAGTATTCTACTCAATTTATCAATGGCGgccattattattttactgaATTTGAATAAGTCTAAATGTATGTGCGTGTATATAAATGTTCTAATTcgaaattttaaagtgtagGAAAGTTCGGAAAAATGTATAAACTGTGCGGTTTATgccctttaaattttaaactttttaaatctcataattttaaatttttttctgacTTTTTTGCACTTTAAAATCCTGGACCGCTATTTACATTtacaccaaaacaaaaataacccCTCTTCTCTTTATACACAATAGGAATTCCAGGATTTGCAGCATGGGTGGGGATTGAAATACTAGGGCAACCGAAGTCCGGTTCAAATGTTTTTGTATCGGCGGCAGCCGGAGGTGTAGGTATGTTTGCCGGCCAGTTGGCTAAGCTCAGAGGATGTAAGGTCGTCGGAAGTACTGGATCAGATGACAAGGTACAAATgccacaaaattttataattatgggGCCGttaatttttctacttttaATTGTTCTATTAGTTGATTAATCATTATTCATTCTGCCACGCAAcaacaaaagataattaagcCAAAAGccaataaatattatgaaggataaaatttttttagtcccgataatttgattaaagtatttttttaattcttatattttaaaaaataccccaaaacattgtttttattattttcattgtagttaaaagttatttttatagtGCTATTACTCTTTTGCCTTAAAATGGTAATCGATGTAACAAATGGATCTACTAATGGCAattaaatgctttaaaatgagtaattattaaaaaattaatatttacataaccacataaaaaataaaaatagaacatATCATCTTAGCTATGCAGTAATTTTCcttataaaaacacacaaataaatataagaacgaaatcaatttcattgatatttgatggagacaaataaaatcgaagttttaaatataattttcaagtaaGCAATTCCAACCCTAcccaatttaataaaataaagagattattttaattaccgACATATTGCCGTCAATCAACCACacacaatttctttttaaatattccCCATCACCACTCTTTGCTCTGCttcaagttcattttaatCTATCATAGTGTGGAATTGGAGCGCGATTAGTATGTTTCGATCGTGATttgtaaacttgaaaaatttgTTTGATGATAAGTTATTGAGTTTAATATAGGACGTGGTGGGCAGTTCGAGAAGAGAAAGAGTAGATTTTGGGttgcattttgtttttatttttcaattagagaATCTGAAtcttaataaaagaaattaaaaataaattgaattcgCATATTCTCCcacaaaatttaagaaaaattaaattggagtCTGGAACCGAACTTATCTACCCTACTCATTAATTTGAGAGGAGAGTAGGGTACTTCCGGCTGCACCCATTGCTATGGCCTGAGTGGCTTGgttcaattattttaagacattaaaaaaaaaaaaagaaagacgAAAACATGCATTGTTGGTGGTATTCACTATggcaacttaaaaaatttaactactACAAAATCCTTactatttttccaaatattcaaataaatgactaatttccacaatcaatcaattaaacttttttctaatttctttcatCAATTAAACTTTGTCTGATTTCTTTCTTATCGTTTAGGTTTGATTTGAGTCTTGGAGGCATTAGAAAAGAGTCATTGATAAAGGGGGAGTTTGACTATCTATGAAATGTTTAATTTGtccattttatcattttacctcAAAAGGGTcaattacccaaaaaaaaaagaaaaaaaactttgcCTTTCTGccataacaatttaaaatttcagtttATGACCTgcataatctaattttttttaaattgagaaCAATAACTTttaccaagaaaaaaaatcatgaaacaTCATCTCTCAAATacatttttagtttttgttgatattttaGTCCTATTATCttataatgtaaataattaaaaggtgGTGTTATTTGAATCcggaaaaatattttctatacCCAACTTCTCAAGAAATCAATTacctaaatattaaaaaaaaaattccacttTATACACCTCCAATAATACCGACGTGTAACCTTAATCTTCTAtctttgaataatattatatagttATGTTAAAGAACTCATTAAAATGACGCATATGTTTCTCCAGTATTGGTTTTGCAAGAATTGAATTTCCTATGGTCTGAACAATATTCTTGCAAACCACAGACAATAGATAGGagcataaaatatatttccattgattgattattgattttttttttaaatgaaaaaaaatggaagaatTTTCTCTGCAATTTCTTTATCTACTGCAACAGGTAAATGGAAATTAGTGGGGAAAACAAATGGAGATTGGTGgtaatgttttatttgtttttatttgtctttgtttttatcatggaaaaatcttattaattagtaggagattttctataaaaattgTCCTACCAgtaattacattttatttgttttaattatttatttatattgtccTTAAATGTAAATGGCTCATATGACAATTttagtaatataaattttatttaaaatgtaagtTATGGAGTAACTAATGGGTTCAAATAACCCATgcataatcaaattattaatcttCCGTTCATGCAcctttaaaaatacaatttttttttttaaaaaaacaaaacttctGTTCATACAACCATACTACTTATATCacggaaaagaaaataaattgattgtgGGCGTGCGGTAGGCCGAACTTTATCCCAAGTTCTTGCTTCCGGACCCAATCATTGCATTATCTGTCCAccatctaattatttttatacaatgACATTTATGTACGGGTAACTTTTGGATTGTTTCCCCATGATAtgataagtttaaaatatttctaaattattataaactctaaTTTATCCCTATTTTTGTTCAAAagttaaggaaaaaaatagaatgGGGTTGATGAAGATTCTTTTATCTTCTCAACAAAATCAGAGTAAGTtgagatttataaaaatttgagagtattataaaaattattatctcatGAAGGggataaactaaaattaaccATTTATCCACGTATTTTCATTTGTGTTCCATTTGCCTTCTAGGTACATCAAAT contains:
- the LOC102613030 gene encoding 2-alkenal reductase (NADP(+)-dependent)-like; its protein translation is MPMGSAEEKLETVESKEWYISAYASDGVPTSDHLKLRSASVSLAIDSIPDHHVAVETLWISIDPYLRATMTGTNDGLYFPQFNLNQAILAFGIARVIRSKDSKYSDGDIVLSAFLPVAEYSLLPCDLLTRKLDPASGIPFPDYLSSLGIPGFAAWVGIEILGQPKSGSNVFVSAAAGGVGMFAGQLAKLRGCKVVGSTGSDDKVKLLKEEFGYDDAFNYNSEMSFDAALTKYFPNGIDVYLDNVGGKMLEAVLNHVNVHARIILCGMISQYNKVWTERDGVRNLLNMIGKEVKMEGFMIGSHMDRFGDFTVEMERYIKEGKIRSKHVIYYGVESFLESLGSLFSSSNIGKVVIQVKAP